From a single Lewinella sp. LCG006 genomic region:
- a CDS encoding SPOR domain-containing protein has product MMIRNLLLVLVTFSLSFPALQAQDMSWRKHRKLAEQLEKEGDLFAAAENYRAAWEQKQSKEEYIYKAADIFYRLNDYRNAADAFQHVPANFNDDQLVLLKYARALKRDGQYDKARVAFQAAADGYTGPDKAILQDIVRVELKGIDLTRDMASKMDRRMEILHPGSTVNSDSDDFAPVAVSEDVLYFTSTIGGQARIYESQRQGNNWTKAANPSGFPVVQGGQYANGAMSPDNQRFYFTICNNDGGWNGFNTRCEIYLTKRSANGWTAPERLPDFINVKGVNSTTPAVAHNNGQEYLFFASNREGGRGGLDLWYVTRDLGVDNTDYTFPVNLGPVINSLGDEITPFYNAEEGTLYFSSNGHPSIGGLDIFRSSGGEVSWTAPENIGLPVNSSADDFGYVRNPSGFGGYFTSNRVFGGEKTNTRNQDVFEFSVGGRQITLKANVYDQATGALLDNIKVSLYQIFDDGSENLLIKKDFAAGNYLFELLPNRRFRVEIERAGFQQGGYVFATDDPSTVAYGQPLFLQAEEGFVDTPVTNNPTGNTTEPKTGGFMSEVDNTNNNTNTAPTRPASNPGTMLGLAGEEYTANGTSAKDNLAYTSRAKRYQGRYYRIQIGALKTYDAGSNRFSSLSNYGEVATEYIPSRSLTRVLVGDYFSQEEVTFALNQIKSEYPNAYVVQYDDGIRYGRVNL; this is encoded by the coding sequence ATGATGATTCGCAATTTATTATTGGTTTTAGTAACCTTTAGCCTGAGTTTTCCTGCCTTACAAGCGCAGGATATGTCTTGGCGCAAGCACCGCAAACTGGCGGAGCAACTAGAGAAAGAAGGTGACCTCTTTGCCGCAGCAGAAAACTACCGGGCAGCCTGGGAGCAGAAACAAAGCAAGGAAGAATACATTTACAAAGCGGCAGATATTTTCTATCGCCTTAATGATTATCGCAATGCTGCCGATGCTTTTCAGCACGTGCCTGCCAATTTTAATGATGACCAACTGGTATTGTTGAAATACGCGCGGGCCCTCAAGCGCGACGGACAGTACGACAAAGCTCGTGTTGCTTTCCAGGCTGCTGCCGACGGCTACACAGGGCCAGACAAGGCGATTCTACAGGATATCGTCAGGGTAGAGTTGAAAGGTATTGACCTTACCAGAGACATGGCTTCCAAAATGGATCGTAGAATGGAGATTCTCCACCCTGGTAGCACCGTCAATTCTGATAGTGACGACTTTGCTCCCGTAGCCGTAAGTGAAGATGTGCTTTACTTTACCTCTACCATTGGCGGGCAGGCGCGTATCTACGAAAGCCAGCGGCAAGGTAACAATTGGACCAAAGCGGCCAACCCTTCAGGTTTTCCGGTTGTGCAGGGCGGGCAGTATGCCAATGGGGCAATGTCTCCGGATAACCAGCGCTTCTACTTTACGATCTGTAATAATGATGGCGGTTGGAATGGTTTCAATACCCGCTGCGAGATTTACCTTACCAAGCGTTCTGCCAATGGTTGGACAGCACCTGAGCGGCTCCCCGACTTTATCAATGTGAAGGGCGTTAATTCAACCACCCCAGCGGTTGCTCACAACAATGGGCAGGAGTACCTCTTTTTTGCCTCTAACCGCGAAGGCGGTCGTGGCGGCCTTGACCTTTGGTACGTCACCCGTGATTTAGGCGTTGATAATACCGATTATACCTTCCCCGTAAACCTGGGGCCTGTCATCAATAGCTTGGGAGACGAGATCACTCCTTTCTATAATGCGGAAGAAGGAACCCTCTACTTTTCTTCCAATGGTCACCCATCGATTGGAGGTTTGGATATCTTCCGTTCTAGTGGCGGAGAAGTAAGCTGGACGGCTCCGGAGAACATTGGCTTGCCCGTCAACTCTTCGGCCGATGATTTTGGTTACGTAAGGAATCCATCGGGTTTCGGAGGCTACTTTACTTCAAACCGGGTTTTCGGAGGGGAAAAGACCAATACGCGCAACCAGGATGTTTTTGAATTCTCGGTAGGTGGTCGTCAGATTACGCTTAAGGCGAATGTCTATGATCAAGCGACGGGAGCTTTGCTGGATAATATCAAAGTTTCCTTGTATCAAATTTTTGATGATGGTAGTGAGAACTTACTCATCAAGAAAGATTTTGCGGCGGGTAATTACCTCTTCGAACTTTTGCCTAATCGTCGTTTCCGGGTGGAGATTGAGCGTGCCGGCTTTCAACAAGGCGGTTACGTATTTGCAACGGATGACCCCTCAACTGTTGCTTACGGGCAACCGTTGTTTTTACAAGCAGAAGAAGGCTTTGTAGATACCCCCGTGACCAACAACCCAACGGGTAATACCACCGAGCCTAAAACCGGAGGGTTTATGTCGGAAGTTGATAACACCAACAACAATACCAACACTGCTCCTACCCGACCTGCTTCCAACCCCGGCACAATGCTGGGCTTAGCTGGAGAGGAATACACCGCCAATGGCACCTCGGCCAAAGACAATCTGGCGTATACCTCGCGTGCTAAGCGTTACCAGGGCCGCTACTACCGTATCCAGATTGGAGCCTTGAAAACTTATGACGCCGGGAGTAACCGTTTTTCTTCTTTGTCAAATTACGGCGAAGTGGCTACAGAATATATTCCTTCTCGTAGCCTGACCAGGGTACTGGTAGGTGATTACTTTAGCCAGGAGGAAGTTACTTTTGCTTTGAATCAAATCAAAAGTGAGTACCCTAATGCTTATGTCGTACAGTACGATGATGGCATCCGCTACGGGCGTGTGAACCTGTAA
- a CDS encoding phosphoribosylglycinamide formyltransferase, protein MQRIAIFASGTGSNARKIVEYFKGHPSIEVSLVVSNKATAPVLDMAAAHGIPTLLLQRKSFYETEVLLEHLRGIDLIVLAGFLWLIPNYLVRHFPRKIVNIHPALLPKYGGKGMYGKYVHQAVKAAGEKESGITIHYVNEHYDEGRVIFQASCALEPEDDAEAIAQKVLLLEHRHFAPVIEQLLTINYRS, encoded by the coding sequence GTGCAGAGAATCGCCATATTTGCGTCCGGAACGGGCTCCAACGCCCGCAAGATTGTGGAGTATTTTAAAGGACATCCGTCTATTGAAGTAAGTTTGGTTGTTAGCAATAAAGCTACGGCACCCGTTTTGGATATGGCCGCAGCGCATGGGATTCCTACCCTTCTTTTGCAACGAAAATCCTTCTACGAAACGGAGGTGTTACTCGAGCATTTGAGGGGCATTGACCTCATTGTACTGGCGGGTTTTTTATGGCTAATTCCCAATTATCTGGTGCGTCACTTTCCTCGGAAAATAGTGAATATTCATCCGGCGTTATTGCCAAAATACGGAGGGAAGGGAATGTATGGCAAGTACGTGCATCAGGCAGTAAAAGCTGCTGGCGAAAAGGAGAGTGGCATCACCATTCATTACGTTAATGAACACTACGACGAAGGGCGAGTGATTTTTCAGGCCAGCTGTGCATTGGAACCGGAGGATGATGCGGAAGCCATTGCACAGAAAGTGTTGTTATTAGAACACCGGCATTTTGCTCCGGTCATCGAACAACTTTTAACAATTAATTATCGTTCTTAG
- a CDS encoding TonB-dependent receptor translates to MFILLRHLLAFSLFVFIIPLGQAQQLLRQEVSIDLEAATAEEVLTQLAERYQLRFHYSALDLPSQRSHFNYQQVPLTSVLEALLAPSPLGFFVYRDQSIVIANQEKIAELIAYREQFYQALDGQLQRGTSPQDIITIGADQPSAAGANAKIIGRLADANTGEPIIGATIFWPELKNGTVSDSRGLWEMNIPSGNQYELQIQYIGYGSFSRQFKIIGEGFLDIKLLPEATDLATIIVLAEAQDDNVSNTQAGLSTFSVRSIKDLPTLLGEADVVRSVLTTAGVNSIGEGSSGFNVRGGAVDQNLILQGGSILFNASHALGFYSTINPEIIQEVALYKSILPAEYGGRLSSVLQVDLRRGKQQGLRIAGGLGPVTAKLSAEGPFAEGKGTFLLGLRGASADWILRQIDDIAISKSQAAFFDGNLLVHYDLTEKDQLRGSLYHASDDFSYNQEFGFNYKTASAEINYTRQIREELSSELTLVANQLRSSRTDLAGPGSGALLTGITYYKLKEVIRHQEEDWSWLAGIETILYQVPGQEQRPQGPTSTLPNLKLENEKGWESALFGEINWEPWEQFSVKAGLRINDYQYLGGRTLLDYGPDGTYELSNVVDTLEYAAGETIQSYFTIEPRLSLRYQLSPQQSVRAGYSRTSQFVNQVFNTDTPTPQSQFQLSTPYIKPFLAHNFSLGYFRNFRKNRWESSVEGFYRAIDQLWDYRDFAILNLNPHLETELLEGQGRAYGLEATLKGRSLRFDGQLSYTWSRTERQIAGINQNRWYPSNFDQPHNLNLSFKYRIDERQSLSTNFTFASGRPTTAPIVSYTNGNTIVVPIYTERNQLRIPDYHRLDLSYNIGMNKNKQKGFKTSWDFTLYNVYGRKNPFSVFYTQRVNQRRDFVANRLAILGTVFPSVSFNFEFL, encoded by the coding sequence ATGTTCATACTACTTAGACACCTTCTTGCCTTCAGTTTGTTTGTTTTCATTATTCCACTTGGGCAAGCACAACAATTGCTCCGCCAGGAAGTCAGCATTGATTTGGAAGCTGCTACCGCTGAAGAAGTTTTGACCCAACTGGCAGAACGGTATCAGCTACGCTTTCATTATTCAGCGCTTGATCTGCCAAGCCAGCGTAGTCATTTCAACTATCAGCAAGTGCCCCTTACCAGTGTCTTGGAAGCCTTGTTGGCACCTTCTCCACTGGGCTTTTTTGTTTATCGCGATCAATCAATCGTTATTGCAAACCAAGAAAAAATCGCGGAACTTATTGCTTATCGGGAGCAGTTTTACCAGGCCCTCGACGGGCAATTGCAAAGAGGCACCTCTCCCCAGGACATCATCACCATTGGTGCAGACCAACCCAGTGCAGCCGGTGCAAATGCCAAGATAATTGGGCGGCTGGCCGACGCCAATACCGGGGAGCCCATCATCGGAGCGACCATCTTTTGGCCCGAACTCAAAAACGGTACCGTTAGTGATAGCCGCGGATTGTGGGAAATGAATATCCCTTCGGGTAATCAATACGAACTGCAAATTCAATACATCGGCTATGGCAGCTTTAGCCGCCAGTTTAAAATCATTGGCGAAGGTTTTCTGGACATTAAATTACTGCCAGAAGCAACCGACCTTGCGACCATCATCGTACTGGCCGAAGCGCAGGACGACAACGTGAGCAATACCCAGGCAGGGTTGAGCACTTTCTCGGTGCGCAGTATTAAGGACCTGCCGACCTTGTTGGGAGAAGCGGATGTGGTGCGCAGTGTGCTTACCACTGCTGGCGTCAACTCCATTGGCGAAGGTTCTTCAGGCTTCAATGTCCGAGGCGGAGCAGTCGATCAAAACCTGATCCTTCAAGGAGGCAGCATCCTCTTCAATGCTTCGCACGCGCTGGGGTTTTATTCCACCATCAATCCTGAGATTATTCAAGAAGTAGCGCTTTACAAAAGCATTCTGCCGGCGGAGTACGGCGGTCGACTTTCTTCTGTGCTCCAGGTAGATTTGCGGCGAGGGAAACAGCAAGGCTTACGCATAGCCGGAGGCTTGGGCCCCGTAACGGCAAAACTGAGTGCAGAGGGTCCGTTTGCGGAAGGTAAAGGAACTTTCCTGCTTGGCTTACGCGGTGCTTCGGCTGATTGGATACTGCGTCAGATCGATGATATCGCCATTAGTAAAAGCCAGGCTGCGTTTTTTGATGGCAACCTGTTGGTACATTACGACCTTACGGAAAAAGACCAACTCCGAGGAAGCCTTTACCACGCAAGCGACGACTTTTCTTACAACCAGGAATTTGGGTTTAATTACAAAACAGCATCCGCAGAAATCAATTACACGCGCCAAATTCGGGAAGAACTTTCTTCTGAATTGACCTTGGTTGCCAATCAACTTCGCAGCTCCCGCACCGATCTGGCAGGGCCGGGCAGTGGGGCTTTGCTCACCGGCATCACTTATTACAAGCTCAAGGAAGTTATTCGTCACCAGGAAGAAGACTGGAGCTGGTTAGCAGGCATTGAGACGATTTTATACCAAGTTCCAGGTCAGGAACAAAGGCCCCAAGGGCCGACCTCCACGCTGCCCAACCTCAAGCTGGAAAATGAAAAAGGCTGGGAGTCGGCCCTCTTTGGCGAGATCAATTGGGAGCCCTGGGAACAATTTTCCGTCAAGGCAGGGCTTCGTATCAACGACTATCAATACCTCGGCGGTCGTACCCTCCTCGACTACGGACCGGATGGCACTTACGAGCTGTCAAACGTCGTCGACACCCTGGAATATGCTGCTGGCGAAACCATCCAATCTTATTTTACGATAGAGCCCAGGCTTTCGCTTCGTTACCAGCTATCCCCCCAACAATCAGTGCGTGCCGGCTACAGCCGGACTTCTCAGTTTGTCAACCAAGTCTTCAATACCGACACACCTACGCCACAAAGCCAGTTTCAGTTGAGCACGCCCTACATCAAGCCTTTCCTGGCGCACAATTTCTCCCTGGGATACTTCCGCAATTTTCGCAAAAATCGGTGGGAAAGCTCCGTGGAAGGCTTCTACCGGGCCATTGATCAGTTGTGGGATTATCGGGATTTTGCCATCCTCAACCTCAATCCTCATCTGGAAACAGAGCTACTGGAAGGGCAAGGAAGAGCCTATGGCCTGGAAGCTACCCTCAAGGGAAGGAGCCTGCGTTTCGACGGGCAGTTGAGTTACACCTGGTCGCGCACCGAACGACAAATCGCTGGCATCAATCAAAACCGTTGGTACCCTAGCAATTTTGATCAGCCTCACAACCTGAACCTCAGTTTCAAATACCGTATCGATGAGCGCCAATCCCTCAGCACCAACTTCACCTTCGCAAGTGGGCGCCCCACCACGGCTCCTATAGTAAGTTACACCAATGGCAATACCATCGTGGTACCGATCTATACCGAACGCAATCAACTAAGGATTCCTGATTATCATCGCCTGGATCTTTCTTACAACATAGGAATGAATAAAAACAAACAGAAAGGCTTCAAGACCAGCTGGGATTTTACGCTGTATAATGTCTACGGCAGGAAAAATCCTTTCTCCGTTTTTTATACCCAGCGGGTTAATCAACGACGAGACTTTGTAGCTAATCGACTGGCTATTTTAGGGACGGTATTTCCTTCCGTGAGCTTCAACTTTGAGTTTTTGTGA
- a CDS encoding DUF4249 domain-containing protein yields the protein MNRLLYGLILMMLLIASACLDEIAIENADRPEDGYVVQAKLISGNPSYVEVKVEQLFFYTSNINRPVNDALVSLVKKTGERFEFQEVPLDGIYSAYLEQADFPVEVGQSYRIEVEITPEIKLQSDWDQIFATPKADNISWDFTEIETVSTDGLLSRSSGIQFSITTPIITATEKARLRWEFIDAYRVTDDLNFTCYIENSYQNNRLFLLDGNTVGPDTITNYPLFSDQLGIRHIDGYYLSVFQQALSPEAFTYWEQVSALLEREGTVFDNPAGAINTNIRNLADSTQLVYGFFSAYTQDTLRRFLSREEMGNLDFYCPRPPTNQVPPPITVCDGCIDALGASYNKPYYWQ from the coding sequence ATGAATAGATTACTTTATGGTCTGATTTTGATGATGCTCCTCATCGCGTCAGCTTGTCTGGATGAGATAGCAATAGAAAACGCAGACCGACCAGAAGACGGTTATGTGGTACAGGCTAAATTGATTAGCGGCAACCCCTCTTACGTGGAAGTAAAAGTAGAGCAGCTTTTCTTTTACACCAGCAACATCAACCGACCAGTAAATGATGCGCTGGTAAGCCTGGTAAAGAAAACCGGAGAACGTTTCGAGTTTCAGGAAGTGCCCTTAGATGGTATTTATAGTGCCTACCTTGAGCAGGCAGATTTCCCCGTGGAGGTGGGCCAATCCTACCGAATAGAAGTGGAAATCACCCCTGAGATCAAATTACAATCCGATTGGGATCAAATCTTTGCCACTCCGAAAGCAGACAACATCAGCTGGGATTTTACTGAAATCGAGACGGTTTCTACTGATGGATTGCTTAGCCGTAGTTCGGGTATTCAATTTAGTATTACGACGCCCATCATTACAGCCACGGAAAAGGCCCGCTTGCGCTGGGAATTCATAGATGCTTATCGGGTGACGGATGATCTGAATTTCACCTGCTACATTGAGAATTCCTATCAAAACAACCGTCTCTTTTTATTGGACGGCAATACCGTTGGGCCGGACACCATTACGAACTACCCCTTGTTCAGTGACCAACTGGGCATCCGTCATATTGATGGGTATTACCTCAGTGTTTTTCAGCAGGCTTTGAGTCCAGAGGCCTTTACCTACTGGGAACAAGTATCGGCTTTACTCGAACGCGAGGGTACGGTATTTGACAATCCGGCGGGGGCCATCAACACCAACATCCGCAATCTGGCGGATAGCACCCAACTTGTTTACGGGTTCTTCTCCGCTTATACGCAAGATACCTTACGGCGCTTTTTATCGCGAGAAGAGATGGGCAATCTGGATTTTTACTGTCCACGCCCACCTACCAACCAGGTTCCACCACCGATTACGGTCTGTGATGGCTGCATCGATGCGCTGGGGGCTTCTTACAACAAACCCTACTACTGGCAATGA